CGACGGAGTACATCTGGCGATGTTTGTCATCTTTGATCAACACGCGCAGCCCTTGAGGCACAATCTCAATCTCGAGGTTCGCATCCATCTTCGCCTTCTGGGCAATGTTATAGATGGTGGTCGCCAGTTCCCCTAACTCACGCGCATTCTTCTGCTTCAGCAGCGCGGTGTTTTCCGTGCTTCGGATAGGCATGTTCAGCTGGTTATTCGCGACGGTATGATGCGCATTGGCGTGCGCAATCCTGTTCGCCAGCGCGCCGTGCATGCCCTGGGAATGAATCGGATGCATCGCCGCGGAGATGTTGTTGAGCGGCGCCATGCCGCCCCCGTGAAAGATGGACTGGTTATACAGTGCCGCCACAACCTGCGCGCGCTCCTTTTTGCTGACGCTGCCAACAATCCACAGCGTCATAAACAACGCCATCATTGCGAGGGTAAAGTCAGCAAAAGCCACTTTCCATGCGCCGCCATGATGGGCCGCATGGCCCTTTTTTACCTGTCGGCGAATAATGGTTTTGCCGGGCACCCGCTCCCGACGACCGGGTCTGTTTCTTACACTCATTCCTGCTCCAGCATCGCGTTAACCCAGGAGTCAAGATTGGAGAAGGTCGGCTTCGAGGCCAGATGCAGCAGTTTACGACCGGCATCCACCGCCAGCAGCGTAGGTTTGCCCGCCGCCTGCGCCACCAGCACGGTACGCACACACTCCAACAGCGAGTGCTCAGCACGCGCCTGCAGTTCCATGGCGTTGGAAAGGGGGTCCATGATGCAGTAACAGATGAAGACGCCCATGAAGGTTCCCACCAGCGCCGCCGCCACTTTCAGACCAATCAGCGCAATCGAGCCATCGATGGACTGCATGGTGATGATGATCCCCAGTACCGCCGCACAGATACCAAAACCAGGCATCGCTTCCGCCGTACGCTGTAACGAACGGGATGGCGTCAGCAGGGATTCTTCTGCGGTTTCCAGTTCCTGATCGAGAATGCTCTCCAGCTCGTGGGCGTCAATTTTGCCCATCGCCATCAGGCGGAAGTTATCGGCAATAAACGTCACCAGACGCTGCTGGGTCAGAACCAGCGGGTATTTCTGGAAAATGGTACTTTCCGACGGCTGTTCGATATGCTGATCGAGCGCACGCAGGCCGCCGTTCTGCACGGTTTCCAGCAGTTCATACAGGCACAGCAGCATCTGGCGCTGAAATTCCGGCCCCATTTTCTTCTTGCTGATAACGCCTTTGATCTGGTGGAAGATTTCCTTCAGAACGTGCATTGGGTTACCAATGATCATCGCCCCTGCACCCGCACCAATAATGATGATCATTTCCGCAGGCTGCCAGATAGCGACCAGCTGTCCACCGGCTTCAAAATACCCACCGAAGACACACACCAGTACGACAAGTAACCCCAATATTTTTTGCATGACACCCTCAATTCCTGTTACTGGCAGCGTTATGTCGCTGCCTGTTATTCCTGATTAAAATAGGCGTGGATCTTTTCCATGATCCGCTTATTCATCTGACAAACGCGGGATTCCGTCACCCCTAACACCAGTGCTATCTCTTTGAGATTCATGCACTTCTGGTAGTACATTGCCAACACCTGCCCTTCGACCTCCGTCAGCTGCGCGAGCGCTTTGCTGAGGAGATCCTGGGTAATGAACTGATCTTCAAGCCGACGACCCTGGAAAATATGCTCGTCCTGATCGGTGGACAGCAGTTCGTCCAGGCTGGACATCGTTTCCGCATTTTCTAGCTGGAGATATTCCTGGTACTCGTTGGCATCAATCCCGTGAGGAGCCAGCTCGCTCCACTCCGGTTCATGCCCTAACTGCTGGCGTAGAGTTCGGATCAAGTCTTTGATGCGATGGTATTTTTGCCGCAACTGTCGCGGACGCCAGTCCAGGCTGCGCAGTTCATCGAGGATCGCCCCACGAATGCGCTGGCTGGCGTAACCGGCAAAGTTTTCGTCTGGCACACCAAAACGGCGAATAGCGCTGAGTAAACCCATCAGCGCTATCTGTTCCATATCCTGTCGCTCAATGATGTGACTGCATTGATGCGACAGCTGACGAACGATTTTCCGCACCAGAGGAAGCCAGGCCATGAGGTACTGGTTTTCTTCCTGTGGTGTCATTTGGAGCGTTACCTGGAACGCTTGCCCTTCATACTCTTGCTGCATCGTATACTTTCACGCTTCTCTACGGCCTGCGGTTACTGGAACACGGCTTTGGTCACCAGCACATCGCAGAATGGCTGTTCCATATGGCGGTTTTGCAATTCGCTTTTCAGCGCATTGGCCAGCAGATCGCGGATCTCCGGCACCTTCATGTACTGAATATCGTCGAAGCTTTTCTGCGATAACGTGCTGACGATAATGCTCTGATACAGCGACTCGTCATCTCGGACGGTGTTCTGCTTCTCTTTGTCGTTCACGGCCAGCGCCAGTTCCATCAGCACGTAGTGGTGAA
This DNA window, taken from Scandinavium goeteborgense, encodes the following:
- the lafU gene encoding putative lateral flagellar export/assembly protein LafU encodes the protein MSVRNRPGRRERVPGKTIIRRQVKKGHAAHHGGAWKVAFADFTLAMMALFMTLWIVGSVSKKERAQVVAALYNQSIFHGGGMAPLNNISAAMHPIHSQGMHGALANRIAHANAHHTVANNQLNMPIRSTENTALLKQKNARELGELATTIYNIAQKAKMDANLEIEIVPQGLRVLIKDDKHRQMYSVGSTRISPYFKTLLTQLTPVFDSLDNKMIITGHTDALKYRGGHYSNWNLSGDRALAARQILENAGMPSGKVLQVNAMADQMLLDKAHPKNEANRRIEIMILTKTASDTLKDFFGQDGDKVAHPATPALQSVKAIVPPAAAANIPVAHR
- the motA gene encoding flagellar motor stator protein MotA, translated to MQKILGLLVVLVCVFGGYFEAGGQLVAIWQPAEMIIIIGAGAGAMIIGNPMHVLKEIFHQIKGVISKKKMGPEFQRQMLLCLYELLETVQNGGLRALDQHIEQPSESTIFQKYPLVLTQQRLVTFIADNFRLMAMGKIDAHELESILDQELETAEESLLTPSRSLQRTAEAMPGFGICAAVLGIIITMQSIDGSIALIGLKVAAALVGTFMGVFICYCIMDPLSNAMELQARAEHSLLECVRTVLVAQAAGKPTLLAVDAGRKLLHLASKPTFSNLDSWVNAMLEQE
- a CDS encoding FliA/WhiG family RNA polymerase sigma factor, whose translation is MQQEYEGQAFQVTLQMTPQEENQYLMAWLPLVRKIVRQLSHQCSHIIERQDMEQIALMGLLSAIRRFGVPDENFAGYASQRIRGAILDELRSLDWRPRQLRQKYHRIKDLIRTLRQQLGHEPEWSELAPHGIDANEYQEYLQLENAETMSSLDELLSTDQDEHIFQGRRLEDQFITQDLLSKALAQLTEVEGQVLAMYYQKCMNLKEIALVLGVTESRVCQMNKRIMEKIHAYFNQE
- a CDS encoding flagellar basal body-associated FliL family protein: MKKIIAASLISACLVVLIGGGVGFYLVKSGKLPHLTAAGPAAPAAPINPENLSFISMPETVVTLNDSNGIHHYVLMELALAVNDKEKQNTVRDDESLYQSIIVSTLSQKSFDDIQYMKVPEIRDLLANALKSELQNRHMEQPFCDVLVTKAVFQ